A stretch of DNA from Synechococcus sp. JA-3-3Ab:
ATCTGTTGGCTGAGCTGTTGCCGTTGCACTTCGGCGGCAGCGATCTGGGCTTGCAGGTGCAGGTATTCTTCCTCTCCGAGGGCGTGGATGCGGCTTTGCAGCTCGCTCAGGGCGGCTTCCGCCTGCTGTAACTGCTCGCTCAAGGTCTGCACCTGAGCAGTGGCTTGCTCCTGAGCCTCCAGAAGCTGCCGAATGGCTGCCTGGGTTGCTTCCACTTGGGCTTGCAAATGCCGCCAAAGCAACACCCGTTGCTGTCGCTCCAGCGTTTGCCACTGCAGCCGCAACTGCTGGTACTGCTGCGCCTTTTCGCTTTCCCTGAGCAGCCGCTCTCCTTGGGCTTGCCATTCCTGCTCGATGAGCCGGAAGCGCTCAATTTGTTCGCGCACCACCTCCAGCTTGGCGTTGGCCTGGGCGATCTTGCGGTCGAAGGTGGCCACCCCCGCCAATTCGTCGAGGATCTGCCGCCGCTCCTTGGAGTTCATGGAGATGATGCTGGTAACATCCCCCTGCAGGACCACGTTGTAGCCGTTGGGGTAGATGTGCATCGCCTCCAGTTGCTCGTGCAGCTCGCTCAAGGTGCAGGGCACATCGTTGATGTAGAAGGTGCTGGTGTAGGGCAGGGAATCGGGATCCTCTCCCTTGCCGGGGCTGACCCGCAGCCGACGGCTGACTTTCCATTCTCTCGGCTGGCCGTCTTCTCCCGGCCCCAGATCGAAGGTGACGGCGACGTGGGTCTCTACCCGCCGGTTGCTGCTGAGGCTGCCAGAATGCACCAGATCCGAAAGCCTCTCTGCCCGCATCCCCCGCGAGGACGATAGCCCCAGCGCGAACAGGATCCCATCCAGGATGTTGGACTTGCCGGAGCCGTTGGGGCCGGAGATGACCGTAAAACCCGGCAACAGGGGCAGCGAGGTCGTGCTGCCAAAGGACTTAAATCGGGTCAGCTCGATCCGCTTGATGTACATCCCGCCCCATATCTAGCGCAGCCAGCAGCAGATGATGGCACCAGGCTAGCACGGGTAGCGCAGCCTGCCCAGCTTCTAAGAAGGCTCAGGATCTGGGCTCGGGCTGACGAGCAGATCGGCCTTTTGCAAAAGACGATGCACCTCTGCCTGTAGCTCTGGCCACTTATAGGTGAGCAGGTTGGGCTTGGAGATGAGCAGTAGCCGGTATCCGGGTTTCAGGTTTGGGCACAGGGGCCGCAAGATTTCTCGCAACCGGCGTCGCAGCCGATTCCGCTTGACAGCAGATTTGCTCACCTTTTTCCCGATCACCAGCCCCACCTGGCTGGGGATCCCTTCGCACCCCGCCGGCATCGGCTGAAACAAAAGGATCAAGCCTGCACCGGAACGGCGCTGCCCCGCCTGGTAAAGCGCCTGGAAAGCTCGCCGATCTCGCAAGCGATAAGGAGCAGGCAGCATTGGGCACTGAAAGGGAATCCCAGGCAGGAGTCAACCCGTCTTGGACGCCGACACCCCAAGAGTTTGAGATGGGATCGGCTCTGCTAACCCTTAAGAAACCGCCAGGCGATAACGCCCCTTGGCCCGCCGCCGCCGCAAGACCTGCCGCCCGCTTGCCGTGCGCATCCTGGCCCGAAACCCAGAGACGCGAATGCGTCTGCGATTGGTGCCACGAAGGGTACGCTGAGTCATGGTGGAGACCAACTCATCCTGTCAACAAGGCCTGCTGCGACTGGCGAGGGAGAAGCCCAGTTCACCGGCAGACAATTAGCAAAGCTTTATCGTAGCAGACTCGACGGAAAATCGCTAGATTGGCCGCCTCACGCCGAGCAGCTAAATTGGGGATCCTACAATCCCAGTCGA
This window harbors:
- the rnpA gene encoding ribonuclease P protein component; amino-acid sequence: MLPAPYRLRDRRAFQALYQAGQRRSGAGLILLFQPMPAGCEGIPSQVGLVIGKKVSKSAVKRNRLRRRLREILRPLCPNLKPGYRLLLISKPNLLTYKWPELQAEVHRLLQKADLLVSPSPDPEPS
- the rpmH gene encoding 50S ribosomal protein L34, coding for MTQRTLRGTNRRRIRVSGFRARMRTASGRQVLRRRRAKGRYRLAVS